A portion of the Stigmatella aurantiaca DW4/3-1 genome contains these proteins:
- the hydA gene encoding dihydropyrimidinase, with translation MSVLIQNGRIVTAVDDYVADVFIEGEKVSLIGKNLKVAADKVIDATNRLVLPGGIDPHTHFDMPFGGTVSADDFASGTKAAAFGGTTCIIDFAVQTKGQSTLQALDVWHGKAQGKATIDYAFHMIVTDMPDERLPEMRRLADEGITSYKLFMAYPGALYVDDGTLYRAFRQAGENGTRICMHAENGIVIDEIIKAAVKDGKTEPKWHALTRPTRMEAEGVHRAISIAEVAQVPLYIVHLSSSDALEEVKRGRARGVDVIAETCPQYLFLDQSYYEREGFEGAKWVMTPALRERWNQDELWQGLKFRDLETIATDHCPFCFKDQKELGKSSFTKIPNGAPGVENRMSLVYNGGVVSGRISLNRFVELTSTAAAKAFGLFPKKGTIAVGSDADIVIFDPDRKETISVNNPHTHHMRVDYSAYEGFVVQGFTETVLSRGRVLIEKNELKTEGGGQFVKRALCNALLR, from the coding sequence ATGAGCGTCCTCATCCAGAATGGCCGAATCGTCACCGCCGTGGACGACTACGTGGCGGATGTCTTCATCGAGGGAGAGAAAGTCTCCCTCATCGGTAAGAACCTGAAGGTCGCGGCGGACAAGGTCATCGACGCCACGAACCGGCTGGTCCTCCCCGGTGGAATCGATCCCCATACCCACTTCGACATGCCCTTCGGGGGCACCGTCTCGGCGGATGACTTCGCCAGCGGGACGAAGGCCGCGGCGTTTGGCGGCACCACCTGCATCATCGACTTCGCCGTCCAGACCAAGGGCCAGTCCACCCTCCAGGCGCTGGATGTCTGGCACGGCAAGGCGCAAGGCAAGGCGACCATCGACTACGCCTTCCACATGATCGTCACCGACATGCCGGACGAACGGCTGCCGGAGATGCGTCGGCTGGCCGACGAGGGAATCACCTCCTACAAGCTGTTCATGGCCTACCCCGGCGCCCTCTACGTGGACGACGGGACGCTGTACCGGGCCTTCCGCCAGGCCGGGGAGAACGGCACCCGCATCTGCATGCATGCCGAGAACGGCATCGTCATCGATGAGATCATCAAGGCGGCGGTGAAGGACGGAAAGACGGAGCCCAAGTGGCACGCGCTCACCCGGCCCACGCGCATGGAGGCCGAGGGTGTGCACCGCGCCATCAGCATCGCCGAGGTGGCCCAGGTGCCCCTCTACATCGTCCACCTGTCCAGCTCGGATGCGCTGGAAGAGGTGAAGCGCGGCCGGGCGCGCGGCGTGGATGTGATTGCCGAGACGTGTCCCCAGTACCTCTTCCTGGACCAGAGCTACTACGAGCGCGAGGGCTTCGAGGGCGCCAAGTGGGTGATGACCCCCGCCCTGCGCGAGCGGTGGAACCAGGACGAGCTCTGGCAGGGCCTCAAGTTCCGCGACCTGGAGACCATCGCCACGGACCACTGTCCGTTCTGCTTCAAGGACCAGAAGGAGCTGGGCAAGAGCTCCTTCACGAAGATCCCCAACGGGGCCCCGGGCGTGGAGAACCGGATGAGCCTCGTCTACAACGGCGGCGTGGTGTCCGGGCGCATCTCGCTCAACCGCTTCGTGGAGCTGACCTCCACGGCCGCCGCCAAGGCCTTCGGCCTCTTTCCAAAGAAGGGCACCATCGCCGTGGGCTCCGATGCGGACATCGTCATCTTCGATCCGGACCGCAAGGAGACCATCAGCGTGAACAACCCCCACACGCACCACATGCGCGTGGACTACAGCGCCTATGAGGGCTTCGTGGTGCAGGGCTTCACCGAGACGGTGCTCTCCCGCGGCCGCGTCCTCATCGAGAAGAACGAGCTGAAAACCGAGGGCGGCGGGCAATTCGTCAAGCGCGCCCTGTGCAACGCGTTGCTTCGCTGA